The genomic interval GCCTCTGGTGTTCACCACGGGCCCGCCGCTGTCGCCGGGAATCAGCGGGGCGTTCAGTTCCAGCGTGCCGGGCGGAAAGTCTGCGCGGCCCGGATCACTGTCCAGGCCCAGCAGGCGCCCGGTTTTGGGGGTCAGGAACGCGCCGTTGCCGTTCCCGACGGCCAGCGCCACGTCCCCCACGGCGGGGCGGCCGGCGGCCAGAGCGAGGAAGGGCGTGCCGGCGGGAATCTTCACGCGCAGCAGGGCGAGGTCGTCCTGGTCGTTGTACCCGACCACCTCGGCCGCGTAGCGTTTCTGGTTCAGCAGCTGCACGCTCAGGGCGGTGGCGCCACTGATGACGTGATACGCCGTGAGCACCAGGCCGTCACCTGAAATCAGCACGCCCGAGCCGATGCCGTCCGGGTCGTCACAGCGGGTGGAGAGACACTGCTCGACGCGCACCGTGGCGGGGCGCACGCGGCTGATCAGCTTCTGCAGGGTGCTCTGCTCCTGCGGGGTAAGGGCCGGAGTGGCCGGGACCTGACGCGCTTTGGGCGTTGCGGCAGGAGCGGAGGGAACGGCGGGCGCGGCACTCTGGGCGAGCGGCCCGGGCAGCAGGCCCAGCACCAGGGTCAACAGGAACGGACGAACGCGGGCGCCCTGACCACCAGAAAGGTTCATGCGCCATTGTGCGGGCTGCCCTGCGGGTCAGCTGTGGCGGAAATCTCGTTTGCAGGGGAATCAGAAGTCGGCCTCGCCGGGGTGGGCCCCGGGGGCGTCCGGCCGCAGGTCCAGCTGGCGTTCGACCAGGCTGCCCAGGCGCGCCAGGATACTGGGGCCCGTCCAGCCGGTCACGCAGGCCAGGGCCAGCAGCAGGGCGGGGGAGGGGTGGGTCAGGGTGGCGCTGAGCAGGGCCGCCACAGTCAGGGCGGCGATGCCGGCTGCGGCTGCGCGGGCGGCAGTGGGGCGGGCGCGCAGCCGGCCGGTGCGGGTCAGCAGCCGGGTCAGCTGAGTCAACGTTCCTGCCGTGAAGGCCGTGATCAGCAGGGGAGCCAGGGCGGGCAGGGTGGAGGGAACGGGGGACAGATCCGGCATCACAGACCTCCAGAGGGGAGACGGCAGAGTGGACGGGTGGCGATCTGCTCCAAGCATAATATGTCTCCAGGCATAAATCAAGGAGCAGGACCTCAAACCAGGCATGAACTTGCCGTTACACTGCCCTCATGCCCCCCACCCCCCTCGCCACGTGGCTGCGCGAACAGCGGCAGCAGCGGGGCCTCGGTCAGGACGACCTCTGCGCCCTCACCTTGCAGCTCGGTGGCCCCCAGGGCCGGCTGACCCAGCCGTACCTCAGCCGGCTGGAACGCGGCGACCGTCCCCTCAGCGCCCTCACCGCCATCCGCCAGGACGCCCTGCGCCGCGCCCTGAACATCTCCCTGAGCGAATGGGCGGCCCGCACCGGCCTGCGTCCCCTCGCCCCCGAACCTCGCGAGGACCTGCTCGGCGCCATGGAACTTATCCGCGTTCCTGTCCGCGCCCTCGCCAGCGCCGGCCTGCCCAGCAGTGAGGATCACGCCAGCATCATTGACCACGAACTCGTGCCCCTGCGCGATCACCGGCCCGGCATGCTCGTCCTGCAGGTGCAGGGCGACTCCATGACCACCGAGCACGGCGGCCTGCGCCCCGGCGACCGCATCTACGTCGATCCGGGCGACCTCGACCTCCGCGAAGGCCGCGTGTACGTCCTGCACGTGCCAGGCCTGGGCCTGACCGTCAAACGCCTGCGCCGCTACGACACGCAGCTGTGGCTCAGCAGCGACAACCCCAACCACCCCCCCGTGAAACCCGAGGAAGCCACCGTGATCGGCCGCGTGTACTACCACCAGCCGCAGGGCACCCGCCTGTAGGGTCCTGTCTTGCGCGGCCCCCCGCTTCCCTCCCCGCCGGGGGCTACCCTCAGCCCATGACCACTGACCTCACCCGCGTCTTCGTGTACGGCACCCTGCTGCCCGGCGAGCGCAACGCCCACGTTGCCACGCGCGGCGGTGCCTTTACCGCCCAGGCCGCCACACTGCGCGGCTTCCGGCTCTACCACCTGAGCCCCGAGGCGTACCCCGCGCTGCGCCCCGGCCCGCCGGACGCCACCGTGCACGGCGTCGTGCTGACCTACACGCCCGGCAGCTGGGCGGCCGCGCTGCCCTTCCTGGACGACCTTGAGGGCCTGCATGAAACGCCGCCCCTGTACACCCGCGAGCGCGTGACCCTCACCCTGCACACCGGCGAGCCTGCCCAGGCCTGGGTCTACGTGTACGCCCGTGCGGCGCGCCTGGACGCCCCCGGCGCGGAGCCTGTCCCGCACGGGGACTGGCGCGGCGTGCCCGGCCGGGACCGCCCGGCCCCCAACGCCCGCTGACGGCCCAACAAAGACGCCGCCCCGCCCGGGTGGGGCGAGGCGGCGTGCAGCGCGGGGTTAGCGGACGATGCGCTGACCGCGGCGGATCTTCAGCTGGTCCGTCAGGGCGATGTACTGGTCGTAGTTGGTGCGCTCCAGGTACTTCAGCAGGCGGCGGCGCTGACCGTTGAGGAGCTGCAGGCCGCGCTGGCCGTGCTTGTCCTTGCGGTTGGCGGTCAGGTGCACCGACAGGTTGTTGATGCGCTCGGTGAGCAGCGCGATCTGCACGGTGGTGCTGCCGGTGTCGGTGCCGTGCTTGGCGTGGGTCTGGATGGTCTGCTGTTTGTCGATCATGAAAAACCTCTCTTGTTGTGGTGTCCCGTGCGCGCCAGCCAGGAAAAAACGGGAGTCCCGGGCCTGACCGTACCGCGACGGCAAACGCGAGACTATCACGTCCGGGCATCTGTGCAAGTCCCCGGCTTGACACAGCCCCGCCCCGCCCCTACTATTGCTTTCGCCTCTCACCCTGCTCGGGTGGCGGAATTGGTAGACGCGCACGTTTGAGGGGCGTGTAGCTTAGCTGTGTGGGTTCAAGTCCCATCCCGAGCACCAGAAACGCGCCGGACTCTTCATGGGTCCGGCGCGCCTCATTGCTCCCGGAGCTGCCCTGCACACGCCGCGCCGCCTGTGCTATGGTTCTGAACGCATTGCTGGCGCAGCGCAGCGTGGACGCCTGAACCTGGTCAGGGCCGGAAGGCAGCAGCCATAAGGGATGATCTGCGGGTGCCGCTGCTCACCGGCAATGCTTTTTCAAACCACTTCCCGCGGGGCCCGGATGCAGCGTATCCGGGCCCCACGTATTGCTGTCCCCTCTCACCATGCCCGAGTCGTTTCAGCGCGTCTGGCGCGCGGAGTGAGCTGGCGCGCCGGTCAGGCGGGACAGCCGCGCCTCGCGCCCGGTCTACCCAGGCGCCGATTGCCTGACTGCCTCTCCCTGGACCCGGCAGGGCAGTGGCAGCCAGATGAGGGCCAGCGCACACAGCGCCAGTGGCAAGGGCAGGGGCAGATTCACAGGCAACAGCTGACTCCTGCGCCCAGCGTGCCCGGCACCGGTCACGGCCCGGTTCGCTCGCCGTCAGGAGTGCGGCCATCCGCTCAGCGGGTCTTGGGCTGCAGCACCAGGGCCTGCGTCTCCTTCACCACCGCCAGTTCCCGCAGCTGCCCGGCGTCCAGGTCGCCGGCCTGCGCGAGCAGTTCAGCCCGCCTGCGGTCAATGCTCGCCACCTCCAGCGCCGCCGCGTCCCCAAACACCTCCCGGAACCGGTCCAGCGGATACTCCACCCGCCGGGACACCTTCAGCGCCGCGCGGTACAGGTCCGTCTCCGCCGCCTCCCCCTGCAGCAGCGCCGCCTTGATCCGCCCCGCCAGTTCATCCCGCTCGGCCTCCAGGCCCAGCAGGGTGTCCCGCAGGGTCGCGTAGCGTTCCAGCAGCTCGCTCAGGGTCACGTCCGCGTCATCCATGCCTTCAGGATAGACCCCGTGCCGCCGGCCGCCGGACCTGCGCGTTAGCATGCCGGGCATGGACGACACTGCTGCACAGATCGCCGCTGACCTGGAGCGCCGCATTCTTGACGCCATCCGGCGCGGAGCCAGCATGGAGGACATCGCCGGGCTCAAGGAGTCCGACGTGGCCACCCCTGACGCCGCCATTCAGGCCCTCAAGGACGGCAACGCCCGCTTCTTCAGCGGTCAGGCCATCCGACCGGAAGTCAGCGCCAACGAACGCCGCGCGCAGATCATGGGCCAGACGCCCTACGCCGCCATCCTGGC from Deinococcus taeanensis carries:
- a CDS encoding S1C family serine protease produces the protein MNLSGGQGARVRPFLLTLVLGLLPGPLAQSAAPAVPSAPAATPKARQVPATPALTPQEQSTLQKLISRVRPATVRVEQCLSTRCDDPDGIGSGVLISGDGLVLTAYHVISGATALSVQLLNQKRYAAEVVGYNDQDDLALLRVKIPAGTPFLALAAGRPAVGDVALAVGNGNGAFLTPKTGRLLGLDSDPGRADFPPGTLELNAPLIPGDSGGPVVNTRGEVTGIVSYIRLTQSGQPRSYAVPVSTTDARVAALKRGEKRDAPVIGIGLGGVFSDLFFLPEEGFRELAGPLKLGDTPGAFFTSVTRGSPAAKAGLKPLVLNSDDERISGDIVTAVNGKRIVNFAEFQYAVRAHQPGETVTLSVLRDGKPLEIRVTLVGRSQLQN
- a CDS encoding XRE family transcriptional regulator, whose amino-acid sequence is MPPTPLATWLREQRQQRGLGQDDLCALTLQLGGPQGRLTQPYLSRLERGDRPLSALTAIRQDALRRALNISLSEWAARTGLRPLAPEPREDLLGAMELIRVPVRALASAGLPSSEDHASIIDHELVPLRDHRPGMLVLQVQGDSMTTEHGGLRPGDRIYVDPGDLDLREGRVYVLHVPGLGLTVKRLRRYDTQLWLSSDNPNHPPVKPEEATVIGRVYYHQPQGTRL
- a CDS encoding gamma-glutamylcyclotransferase family protein, producing MTTDLTRVFVYGTLLPGERNAHVATRGGAFTAQAATLRGFRLYHLSPEAYPALRPGPPDATVHGVVLTYTPGSWAAALPFLDDLEGLHETPPLYTRERVTLTLHTGEPAQAWVYVYARAARLDAPGAEPVPHGDWRGVPGRDRPAPNAR
- the rpsO gene encoding 30S ribosomal protein S15, yielding MIDKQQTIQTHAKHGTDTGSTTVQIALLTERINNLSVHLTANRKDKHGQRGLQLLNGQRRRLLKYLERTNYDQYIALTDQLKIRRGQRIVR